Proteins encoded by one window of Nocardia goodfellowii:
- a CDS encoding class I SAM-dependent methyltransferase: MPTTPPRHSAPTSARPEEAQRIAQSFGAHAQRYDQARPSYPDDLVARILAGIPGTEVLDVGCGTGIAARQFQAAGCAVLGIEPDARMADFARARGLPVEVATFEAWQPGDRKFDAVVAAQSWHWVDPVAGAAKAAAVLRPGGRLAIFGHVYEPPAELAEPFAAAYGRVVPDSPFDGRPARRPLELYRAGYAQFADQIRATEQFADPEQWQFDWQRSYTREQWLELLPTTGGLTRLRPEQLAEILDAVGHAIDSLGGTFTMDYTTLAATAVRAGASAISRR; encoded by the coding sequence GACACCGCCTCGGCATTCAGCACCCACGTCGGCTCGACCGGAGGAGGCCCAGCGGATCGCCCAGTCGTTCGGCGCGCACGCGCAGCGCTACGACCAGGCCAGACCGAGTTATCCCGACGACCTGGTGGCGCGGATTCTGGCCGGGATTCCGGGGACCGAGGTGCTCGATGTCGGCTGCGGGACCGGCATAGCGGCCCGTCAATTCCAGGCCGCGGGGTGCGCGGTGCTCGGCATCGAACCCGATGCGCGGATGGCCGACTTCGCGCGAGCGCGCGGCCTGCCGGTCGAGGTGGCGACCTTCGAAGCGTGGCAACCCGGCGACCGGAAGTTCGATGCGGTCGTGGCCGCGCAGTCCTGGCATTGGGTGGATCCGGTCGCGGGCGCCGCGAAGGCCGCTGCGGTGCTGCGTCCCGGAGGACGGCTGGCGATCTTCGGTCACGTCTACGAACCGCCCGCCGAACTGGCGGAACCGTTCGCGGCCGCCTACGGGCGAGTGGTGCCGGACTCCCCGTTCGATGGCCGACCGGCTCGCCGTCCGCTCGAGCTCTATCGAGCGGGATACGCGCAATTCGCCGACCAGATCCGCGCGACCGAACAATTCGCCGATCCCGAACAATGGCAATTCGACTGGCAGCGGTCCTACACCCGCGAGCAATGGCTCGAATTGCTGCCCACCACCGGCGGCCTCACCCGACTTCGTCCCGAGCAACTGGCCGAGATACTGGACGCCGTCGGCCACGCCATCGATTCCCTCGGCGGCACCTTCACCATGGACTACACCACCTTGGCCGCGACCGCTGTACGTGCGGGCGCGTCGGCGATCTCGCGACGCTGA
- a CDS encoding cyclase family protein: MTDAWREVAERVRNWGRWGAADQLGTLNLITPARLAAAAACARQGRAISLGVPFDAYGPQGSSGFRRNPIHLMAVDGGDANFAEVLGGWGGRSEAQVAGMYANGPMRFNDDYIMMPLQAATQWDALSHVYYDGLLYNGVPAATVTSFGATQLGIERVAERGGVVGRGVLLDIARHRNVARLEPGSVITPHELQAVADAQGVGFAGGDIVLVRTGWWTRFLETRKQSEWFGGSPGLSWRCAEWLHENEIAAVAVDNPAVEVLIPEDGVLMPLHMLALRDMGMPLGEIWDLEALGRDCAEDGIHEFLLCAPALRIPGAVGTPISPVAIK, encoded by the coding sequence GTGACCGATGCGTGGCGCGAAGTCGCTGAGCGAGTGCGCAATTGGGGTCGATGGGGTGCGGCGGACCAACTCGGGACGCTGAACCTGATCACTCCCGCGCGGCTCGCCGCGGCGGCCGCGTGCGCCCGGCAGGGGCGGGCCATTTCCCTCGGTGTTCCGTTCGACGCCTATGGGCCGCAGGGGTCGAGTGGGTTCCGGCGCAACCCGATTCACCTGATGGCTGTCGACGGTGGAGACGCGAACTTCGCGGAGGTGCTCGGTGGCTGGGGCGGGCGCAGCGAAGCCCAGGTAGCCGGCATGTACGCGAACGGTCCGATGCGGTTCAACGACGACTACATCATGATGCCGCTGCAGGCGGCGACCCAGTGGGACGCACTCTCCCACGTCTACTACGACGGACTGCTCTACAACGGTGTCCCGGCCGCCACCGTGACCAGTTTCGGAGCGACCCAGCTCGGGATCGAGCGGGTCGCCGAGCGTGGCGGAGTGGTCGGACGCGGGGTGCTGCTCGATATCGCCCGGCATCGCAATGTGGCTCGGCTCGAGCCGGGCAGCGTCATCACGCCGCACGAGTTGCAGGCAGTCGCCGATGCGCAGGGGGTCGGCTTCGCCGGCGGCGATATCGTGCTGGTGCGGACCGGTTGGTGGACAAGGTTTCTGGAAACCCGTAAGCAGTCCGAATGGTTCGGTGGCAGTCCCGGCCTGAGCTGGCGATGCGCGGAGTGGTTGCACGAGAACGAGATAGCCGCCGTGGCCGTCGACAACCCGGCCGTCGAGGTGCTGATTCCCGAGGACGGCGTCCTGATGCCGCTGCACATGCTCGCCCTGCGCGATATGGGCATGCCGCTCGGCGAGATCTGGGATCTCGAGGCGCTGGGTCGCGACTGTGCCGAGGACGGAATTCACGAATTCCTGCTGTGCGCACCAGCTTTGCGCATTCCCGGCGCGGTGGGCACCCCGATCAGTCCCGTCGCGATCAAGTAG
- a CDS encoding VOC family protein — MNWTLEVVIVPVSDIDRAKEFYSAQLGFTVDHDTKISDGMRIVQLTPPGSGCSIVIGEGAVPAMEPGSVKGLQLVVPDIEQAHRELVARGVAVTDIQVLGQNPSPTPDPLDNVGFVFFEDPDGNSWGVQQISSRG, encoded by the coding sequence ATGAACTGGACGCTCGAGGTCGTCATCGTTCCCGTCTCGGACATCGACCGCGCCAAGGAGTTCTACAGTGCGCAACTGGGTTTCACAGTCGACCACGATACGAAGATCAGCGACGGTATGCGCATCGTGCAGCTGACGCCGCCGGGTTCCGGCTGCTCCATTGTGATCGGTGAAGGCGCGGTTCCGGCGATGGAACCCGGCTCCGTGAAGGGCCTCCAGTTGGTCGTGCCCGACATCGAGCAGGCGCACCGGGAACTGGTGGCACGCGGCGTCGCAGTCACCGATATTCAGGTGCTGGGCCAAAACCCTTCGCCCACACCGGATCCCCTCGACAATGTCGGCTTCGTCTTCTTCGAGGACCCGGACGGCAACAGCTGGGGCGTACAGCAGATCTCCTCGCGCGGGTAG
- a CDS encoding sigma-70 family RNA polymerase sigma factor, translated as MDTATVARFEASRNRLAALAYRLLGSAADAEDTVQDAFLRWQSADRDYVEVPEAWLTKVVTNLALDRLRSASVRRERAVGAWLPEPLLDGDPMLGPADTVEQRESVSMAVLTLMERLSPIERAVYVLREAFSYGHAEIADILDITESASQQHLHRARRRINAAGNGADADPAAARRIVAAFVEAASSGQTEQLIALLTADATGLSDGAGLGLATKLIRYPTPERLAHALRNGFKPSAAKRKLAGGTPSMHAVVVNRAPALLVTLGDRILGVAILEIRDDKIASMHSIATPERLVRLTEYWRRRAHDAPLVESW; from the coding sequence ATGGACACTGCCACCGTGGCGCGTTTCGAGGCCAGCCGGAATCGGCTGGCCGCACTCGCCTATCGCCTGCTCGGCTCGGCGGCCGACGCCGAGGACACGGTGCAGGACGCGTTCCTGCGGTGGCAGTCCGCCGACCGGGACTATGTGGAGGTGCCCGAGGCCTGGCTGACGAAAGTCGTCACGAATCTGGCACTCGATCGGCTCCGTTCGGCGAGCGTGCGGCGGGAACGGGCGGTCGGCGCCTGGCTGCCCGAGCCGTTGCTCGACGGCGATCCGATGCTCGGTCCGGCCGATACCGTCGAGCAGCGCGAATCGGTGTCCATGGCGGTACTCACGCTCATGGAACGGCTGTCACCGATCGAGCGCGCGGTTTACGTTCTGCGCGAGGCCTTTTCGTACGGCCACGCCGAGATCGCCGACATCCTCGACATCACCGAATCCGCGAGTCAGCAGCACCTGCACCGAGCCCGTCGTCGAATCAACGCCGCCGGCAACGGCGCTGACGCCGACCCGGCCGCCGCCCGCCGCATCGTCGCGGCCTTCGTCGAGGCCGCCTCCTCGGGACAGACCGAACAGCTGATCGCGCTGCTCACCGCCGACGCGACCGGCCTGTCCGACGGCGCCGGGCTGGGCCTGGCAACGAAGTTGATTCGCTACCCCACTCCGGAGCGGCTCGCGCACGCGCTGCGGAACGGGTTCAAACCGTCAGCGGCCAAGCGCAAGCTCGCCGGCGGGACGCCCTCGATGCATGCCGTGGTGGTCAATCGCGCCCCGGCCCTGCTCGTCACGCTCGGCGACCGAATCCTGGGCGTCGCGATCCTGGAGATCCGGGACGACAAGATCGCGAGCATGCACAGCATCGCCACGCCGGAGCGGCTCGTTCGCCTCACCGAGTACTGGCGGCGGCGCGCACATGATGCCCCGCTGGTCGAATCGTGGTAG
- a CDS encoding NAD(P)/FAD-dependent oxidoreductase produces MKHRIVVLGAGYAGAFSAGYLARQLHSDDFEITVVNAEPDFVERLRLHQLAAGQVLRHRPLAEVFAGTGIRLRLARVTDIDPERRTVTLADDAGVDRLEYDTLLYALGSTVAEHGVPGVAEHAFHVAARPAALRLRARLDELGDNGQVLVVGGNLTAIEAATEIAESRPGLRVRLVTSGELGGWLGAKARRHLLRTFDRLGITLHEHTTVERVEQAAAVAADGTVFAADATVWAAGFAVHPIAAASGLEVRPNGQISVDRQMRSISHPDVYVAGDSAFVIGDNGRPLPMSCASAGYTSMQATAAIIGDRTGREIATTALSYVGNHISLGRKDGLFQLVDGDARAKSWALRGRPAARIKSAILSMAAWSLAHPTFGKPGHRYRSTAGRAPSTTAAAA; encoded by the coding sequence ATGAAGCACCGCATCGTCGTTCTCGGGGCCGGATACGCCGGAGCCTTTTCCGCCGGATACCTGGCCCGGCAGTTGCATTCCGACGACTTCGAGATCACCGTGGTCAACGCCGAGCCCGATTTCGTGGAGCGCTTGCGCCTGCATCAGCTCGCCGCCGGGCAGGTTCTGCGGCACCGCCCGCTGGCCGAGGTGTTCGCGGGCACCGGCATCCGGCTGCGCCTGGCGCGGGTGACCGATATCGACCCCGAGCGCCGGACCGTCACTCTCGCCGACGACGCGGGCGTCGACCGGCTCGAATACGACACCCTGCTCTACGCGCTCGGCAGCACCGTCGCCGAACACGGCGTGCCGGGCGTCGCCGAACACGCCTTCCACGTGGCAGCACGACCGGCGGCGCTGCGCCTGCGCGCACGGCTGGACGAACTGGGTGACAACGGTCAAGTGCTGGTGGTCGGCGGCAACCTGACCGCGATCGAGGCCGCCACCGAAATTGCCGAATCCCGTCCAGGACTCCGGGTCCGCCTCGTCACCAGCGGCGAACTCGGCGGCTGGCTCGGCGCGAAGGCCCGCCGGCATCTGCTGCGGACCTTCGACCGGCTCGGCATCACCCTGCACGAGCACACCACTGTCGAGCGCGTCGAGCAGGCGGCGGCGGTCGCCGCCGACGGCACCGTCTTCGCCGCCGACGCGACCGTGTGGGCCGCGGGCTTCGCGGTGCACCCGATCGCCGCCGCCAGCGGACTCGAGGTGCGACCCAACGGCCAGATCAGCGTCGACCGGCAGATGCGATCGATCTCGCATCCGGATGTCTATGTCGCCGGTGACAGTGCGTTCGTCATCGGCGACAACGGGCGGCCGCTGCCGATGTCGTGCGCGTCCGCTGGCTACACCAGCATGCAGGCGACGGCGGCGATCATCGGTGACCGGACCGGACGTGAGATCGCCACGACCGCGCTGTCGTATGTCGGCAACCACATCAGTCTCGGTCGCAAGGACGGGCTCTTCCAACTGGTCGACGGCGACGCGCGAGCGAAGTCGTGGGCGCTGCGCGGCCGGCCGGCGGCGCGGATCAAGTCCGCGATCCTCAGCATGGCCGCCTGGAGCCTGGCGCATCCGACCTTCGGAAAACCGGGTCACCGGTACCGCTCGACTGCCGGGCGCGCACCCTCGACCACGGCGGCCGCCGCCTAG
- a CDS encoding alpha/beta fold hydrolase, with product MSSPTTIVLVHGAFADAASWAPVTERLLAQGHKVAAPPVFNRSLAEDAAYIRSFVEQIDGPVLLAGHSYGGAVITVAGVAANVVGLVFVSGYVLEVGESLGQLQGGFPDSDLAANLVYAPYPTSGEPGTDVSVDVAAFPEVFAAGLDQARARVLAVSQRPLSAIAFSEPATAAAWQTKPGWGIVSSADRTINPEVERFGYQRAGLRSVVEIDAPHLVMQTHPDEVTAVITDALAELAGRE from the coding sequence ATGTCTTCCCCGACCACCATTGTTCTCGTGCACGGCGCCTTCGCCGATGCCGCCAGCTGGGCACCGGTCACCGAGCGACTCCTCGCGCAAGGTCACAAGGTGGCGGCGCCGCCCGTGTTCAACCGCAGCCTGGCCGAGGACGCGGCCTACATCAGGTCTTTCGTCGAGCAGATCGACGGCCCGGTGCTGCTGGCCGGTCATTCCTACGGCGGTGCCGTGATCACCGTCGCCGGGGTGGCCGCCAATGTCGTCGGACTGGTCTTCGTCTCGGGCTACGTCCTGGAGGTCGGCGAGAGCCTGGGGCAGTTGCAGGGTGGTTTCCCGGACTCCGATCTGGCCGCCAACCTCGTCTACGCGCCGTATCCGACCAGTGGCGAGCCGGGCACCGACGTGTCGGTCGACGTCGCGGCCTTTCCCGAGGTCTTCGCCGCGGGCCTCGACCAGGCGCGGGCACGAGTGCTCGCGGTCTCGCAGCGGCCGTTGTCGGCGATCGCGTTCAGTGAGCCGGCCACCGCGGCGGCCTGGCAGACCAAGCCCGGCTGGGGAATCGTGTCGAGCGCGGACCGCACCATCAATCCCGAGGTCGAACGGTTCGGTTACCAGCGGGCCGGACTGCGCTCGGTGGTCGAGATCGACGCACCGCACCTGGTGATGCAGACGCACCCCGACGAGGTCACCGCCGTCATCACCGATGCCCTCGCCGAGCTGGCCGGTCGAGAGTGA
- a CDS encoding MspA family porin, with the protein MFGKILGAALAATVFGIGQTAVAGADTFIPLPGGTITRELADGTTVTVRIDGESAKISPSMGATPVHRNVWVTGRASVELAGPSASTATIKISPGYLVGCQLDISGVTGTNNETATASANTVPIAPTESFGAGITLGPGQAVARLMLDLERPDDYGQESHKRYNKVPGPRTSVTWIDETFSVDGCGGYAQARAFVAAEIDSSNYIGNVLLWGQPFSMG; encoded by the coding sequence ATGTTCGGCAAGATTCTCGGAGCGGCGCTGGCCGCGACGGTATTCGGGATCGGTCAGACGGCAGTCGCCGGCGCCGACACCTTCATCCCGCTGCCCGGCGGCACGATCACGCGTGAACTGGCCGACGGAACCACGGTCACCGTCCGCATCGACGGCGAGTCGGCCAAGATCAGCCCCTCGATGGGCGCGACGCCGGTGCACCGCAATGTCTGGGTAACCGGCCGCGCGAGCGTGGAACTCGCCGGCCCGAGCGCCTCGACCGCGACGATCAAGATCAGTCCCGGTTATCTCGTCGGCTGTCAGCTGGATATCAGCGGAGTTACCGGCACCAACAACGAGACCGCGACGGCGTCCGCGAACACGGTGCCGATCGCGCCGACCGAATCGTTCGGCGCCGGAATCACTCTCGGACCCGGTCAAGCCGTCGCCCGCCTGATGCTGGATCTGGAGCGACCCGACGACTACGGCCAGGAATCGCACAAGCGCTACAACAAGGTTCCAGGACCCCGTACCAGCGTGACCTGGATCGACGAGACCTTCTCGGTGGACGGCTGCGGCGGATACGCGCAAGCCCGCGCTTTCGTGGCCGCCGAGATCGACAGCTCCAATTACATCGGGAACGTGCTGCTGTGGGGTCAGCCCTTCAGCATGGGCTGA
- a CDS encoding MspA family porin has translation MSRNRIGKWAVPVIAVCVGLGTPSAAVSADVVVPLPDGHIEGPGVKITSRGERAVISPSMAANGAGRTSWVSGDVTTEVETPDGVVGPNNGPKNFPGTNNSGTHGASNLTVGYIVGCQVALSTLSANTAFTISATPSLTGGFSFPLSPGQVLWVAINNIELVKSGSYTINYQDVPMEIQGCAGQAQARQASVVEIIGGEYVKATLYGQPFSLG, from the coding sequence ATGAGCAGGAATCGAATCGGCAAGTGGGCGGTGCCGGTCATCGCCGTCTGCGTCGGACTCGGCACGCCGTCGGCCGCCGTATCCGCCGACGTCGTGGTGCCGTTGCCGGACGGGCACATCGAGGGCCCCGGCGTGAAAATCACGAGTCGCGGTGAGCGCGCCGTCATTTCGCCGTCCATGGCCGCCAATGGCGCGGGCCGCACCTCGTGGGTTTCCGGCGATGTGACGACCGAGGTGGAGACACCCGACGGTGTCGTCGGACCGAACAACGGACCCAAGAACTTCCCGGGTACCAACAACTCGGGGACGCACGGCGCGTCCAACCTCACCGTCGGATATATCGTCGGCTGTCAGGTGGCGTTGAGCACCTTGAGTGCGAACACGGCGTTCACCATCAGCGCCACCCCCAGTCTCACCGGCGGTTTCAGCTTTCCGCTGTCCCCCGGCCAGGTGCTGTGGGTCGCGATCAACAACATCGAGCTGGTCAAGAGCGGCAGCTACACCATCAACTATCAGGACGTCCCGATGGAGATCCAGGGGTGCGCCGGTCAGGCGCAAGCGCGCCAGGCCTCGGTGGTGGAGATCATCGGCGGCGAATACGTGAAGGCCACGCTCTACGGTCAGCCGTTCAGCCTCGGCTGA
- a CDS encoding lipid-transfer protein — protein MTDTNDRDIAVLGAGMHQWGKWGRNFVEYGLVAARAALADAGVEHRDVGYIAGADTIRNGYPGFVSGATFAQALGWSGARISSSYAACASGAQAIANARAQILAGLTDVALVIGADAAPKGFFQPVGGERRDDPDWLRFHLLGATNPIYFALYARRRMAIHGATLDDFAAVKVKNAKHGLNNPYARYRKEVSAAEVAASAVVSDPLRLLDICATSDGGAALVLTSMDYARRHGITDPVRIRALSTVTPTFPKTVLDLPDFATDSAVAVAATPGTFRSAIAHAAYEEAGIEPADLSFAEVYDLSTALELDWYEDIGLCETGAAEQLLRSGATTLGGRVPVNPSGGLASFGEAIPAQAIAQVCELTWQLRGQADGRQVEDARAGIAVNQGLFGHGSAIIATR, from the coding sequence ATGACTGACACGAATGATCGCGACATCGCCGTCCTCGGTGCGGGCATGCACCAGTGGGGCAAGTGGGGACGCAATTTCGTCGAATACGGCCTGGTCGCCGCCCGCGCGGCATTGGCCGACGCCGGAGTGGAGCACCGCGATGTCGGCTATATCGCGGGTGCGGACACCATCCGCAACGGATACCCCGGTTTCGTCTCGGGAGCGACCTTCGCCCAGGCCCTGGGCTGGTCCGGCGCGCGGATCTCGAGCAGCTACGCCGCCTGCGCCTCGGGCGCGCAGGCCATCGCCAACGCTCGCGCCCAGATCCTCGCCGGATTGACCGACGTGGCACTGGTGATCGGCGCGGACGCCGCCCCCAAAGGCTTCTTCCAGCCGGTCGGCGGCGAACGGCGCGACGATCCGGACTGGCTGCGCTTCCACCTGCTCGGCGCCACCAACCCGATCTACTTCGCGCTCTACGCGCGCCGCCGGATGGCGATACACGGCGCCACGCTCGACGATTTCGCCGCCGTGAAGGTGAAGAACGCCAAGCACGGACTGAACAACCCGTATGCCCGCTACCGCAAAGAGGTTTCGGCGGCGGAGGTCGCCGCCTCGGCGGTCGTCTCCGACCCGCTGCGGCTGCTCGACATCTGCGCGACCAGCGACGGTGGGGCCGCCCTGGTGCTGACCTCGATGGACTACGCACGGCGGCACGGCATCACCGACCCGGTGCGCATCCGCGCACTGTCGACGGTCACCCCGACCTTCCCGAAAACCGTGCTCGATCTGCCGGATTTCGCGACCGACTCCGCGGTGGCGGTCGCCGCCACACCCGGGACATTCCGATCCGCCATCGCCCACGCCGCCTACGAAGAGGCCGGGATCGAACCCGCGGATCTGTCCTTCGCGGAAGTCTACGACCTGTCCACGGCGCTGGAACTGGACTGGTACGAGGACATCGGACTCTGCGAAACAGGCGCGGCGGAACAGCTACTGCGCAGTGGCGCAACCACATTGGGCGGCCGGGTGCCGGTGAATCCCAGTGGCGGCCTGGCCAGTTTCGGTGAGGCGATACCGGCACAGGCGATCGCTCAGGTCTGCGAGCTCACCTGGCAGTTGCGCGGCCAGGCCGACGGGCGGCAGGTCGAGGACGCGCGCGCCGGAATCGCTGTGAACCAGGGCCTTTTCGGCCACGGATCGGCGATCATCGCCACTCGCTGA
- a CDS encoding Zn-ribbon domain-containing OB-fold protein gives MQKEQRPAVADWFTTADGAIRLQGTRCNECGTPYFPRNTLACRNPYCAAPKDGSELAEYLFSTRGRIWSYADARYKPPAPYVSAEPFQPYVVAAVQFEVEQMVILGQVVPGFTVDDLAVDMPVELALGTLYTDEEAEHTVWMWRPVND, from the coding sequence GTGCAGAAAGAACAACGCCCCGCCGTGGCGGACTGGTTCACCACGGCAGACGGCGCGATACGTCTCCAGGGGACACGCTGCAACGAGTGCGGCACACCGTATTTCCCGCGGAACACCCTCGCCTGTCGCAACCCGTACTGTGCGGCCCCCAAGGACGGCTCCGAGCTTGCCGAGTACCTGTTCTCCACCCGGGGCCGGATCTGGTCGTACGCGGACGCTCGCTACAAACCACCCGCGCCCTACGTCTCCGCCGAGCCGTTCCAGCCGTATGTCGTCGCGGCGGTGCAATTCGAGGTCGAGCAGATGGTGATCCTCGGACAGGTCGTTCCCGGCTTCACGGTGGACGACCTGGCCGTCGACATGCCGGTCGAATTGGCCCTCGGCACGCTGTACACCGACGAGGAAGCGGAACACACGGTGTGGATGTGGAGGCCGGTCAATGACTGA
- a CDS encoding GTP-binding protein — MGTEAVEPLAIRNVILIGDEDGVAGLAHRLRRLSGSPGTSIRWVTDRVEHTLRVAEVSSRSPERSIRVAEGVIAVVDATVGSTPRLEAMLRAADDYQVARLCLVTGLDRPGADFDGCVRAIADIRGAVPLPVHLPLGVGAGFRGVLDLVQPVAENPGGPGRIAAQRHRELVHTVSGQARAMSPGRLRHGIARLTRLGEVVPILCCAAPGVDDLAPLLDAVVRYLPSPMEVCQPEHALDQ; from the coding sequence ATGGGCACCGAAGCTGTCGAACCACTGGCGATCCGCAACGTCATCCTGATCGGGGATGAGGACGGGGTGGCCGGGCTGGCGCACCGGCTGCGCAGATTGTCCGGCAGCCCCGGGACTTCGATCCGCTGGGTCACCGACCGGGTGGAGCACACGCTCCGGGTCGCCGAGGTGTCGAGCCGGTCCCCGGAACGGTCCATCCGGGTAGCCGAGGGCGTGATCGCGGTCGTCGACGCGACCGTGGGCAGCACCCCGCGACTCGAGGCGATGTTGCGCGCCGCCGACGACTACCAGGTGGCCCGGTTGTGCCTGGTCACCGGCCTCGACCGGCCCGGCGCCGATTTCGACGGCTGTGTCCGCGCGATCGCCGATATTCGCGGCGCGGTCCCGCTGCCGGTGCATCTCCCGCTCGGTGTGGGCGCCGGGTTCCGGGGTGTGCTCGACCTGGTCCAGCCGGTCGCCGAAAACCCGGGCGGCCCTGGGCGAATCGCCGCGCAGCGGCATCGTGAACTGGTGCACACGGTGAGCGGGCAGGCGAGGGCTATGTCACCCGGACGACTGCGCCATGGCATCGCCCGGCTGACCCGGCTCGGCGAGGTCGTGCCCATCCTCTGCTGTGCGGCGCCCGGGGTCGATGACCTCGCGCCGCTGCTGGACGCCGTCGTCCGCTACCTGCCCTCGCCCATGGAGGTCTGTCAGCCCGAACACGCCCTCGACCAGTGA
- a CDS encoding alkaline phosphatase family protein: MSYTLADVLPSVAASFGLADPNRLGLEPNRDVVLLLIDGLGAELLARHTDIAPTLAARVTHTLTAGFPATTATSLASLALGAPCATHGIIGYSFALPDTGGRRLFNSLTWRLDAATGADAREEFPPERVQQRTSRLQDLAAHGVEVHYVIPVFQRTSGLTRAVFRAAGTMHPAATLEEVRDGILDVATHSDARPRFAYAYFSELDATGHLCGPESEQWLTVLRDVDAFVAGLLSDLPPTCTLLITGDHGMIHADNVIDLDARSRLHDGVHLIAGEARVRHAYLDRPAALPDVLAAWSDELATHARVVTREQALDEHWFGPTPPQPVIADRIGDLLAVAEGRSVLVCPAREPLESTLIGHHGAWTADEQLVPLISGVSTRS, translated from the coding sequence GTGTCCTACACGCTCGCCGATGTCCTGCCGTCCGTCGCCGCGTCCTTCGGGTTGGCCGATCCCAACCGCCTTGGGCTCGAACCGAATCGAGATGTCGTACTGCTGCTGATCGACGGATTGGGGGCCGAACTGCTCGCGCGGCACACCGATATCGCCCCCACGCTGGCGGCGCGTGTCACCCACACGCTGACCGCCGGGTTCCCGGCGACCACCGCGACCAGTCTGGCCAGTCTCGCGCTGGGCGCGCCGTGTGCCACGCACGGCATCATCGGGTACTCCTTCGCTCTGCCCGACACCGGTGGCCGCCGACTGTTCAACTCGCTGACCTGGCGACTGGACGCCGCCACGGGAGCCGATGCTCGCGAAGAGTTTCCGCCGGAGCGGGTGCAGCAGCGGACCAGCCGTCTACAGGATCTCGCCGCGCACGGGGTGGAGGTGCACTATGTGATCCCGGTCTTCCAGCGCACCTCGGGCCTGACCCGCGCCGTCTTCCGCGCCGCGGGCACAATGCATCCGGCCGCGACGCTGGAGGAGGTGCGGGACGGAATCCTGGATGTGGCAACGCATTCCGATGCACGGCCGCGATTCGCCTACGCGTATTTCTCGGAGCTCGACGCCACCGGCCACCTGTGCGGGCCGGAATCCGAGCAGTGGCTGACGGTCCTGCGCGATGTCGACGCCTTCGTCGCCGGTCTGCTGTCCGATCTGCCGCCCACGTGCACACTGCTCATCACCGGCGATCACGGAATGATCCACGCGGACAACGTGATCGACCTCGACGCGCGGAGCCGGCTGCACGACGGCGTGCACCTGATCGCGGGTGAGGCCAGGGTGCGGCACGCCTACCTGGACCGGCCCGCGGCACTACCCGATGTGCTGGCGGCGTGGAGCGACGAATTGGCCACGCACGCACGGGTTGTCACACGCGAGCAGGCGCTCGACGAACACTGGTTCGGTCCGACCCCGCCCCAACCCGTCATCGCCGACCGCATCGGCGACCTGCTCGCCGTGGCCGAGGGCCGCAGCGTGCTGGTCTGCCCGGCCCGCGAACCGCTGGAATCGACGCTGATCGGCCACCACGGCGCCTGGACCGCCGACGAGCAACTGGTTCCGTTGATCAGCGGTGTCAGTACAAGGTCGTGA